In a genomic window of Eriocheir sinensis breed Jianghai 21 chromosome 38, ASM2467909v1, whole genome shotgun sequence:
- the LOC127008624 gene encoding SH3 and multiple ankyrin repeat domains protein 2-like isoform X3, with amino-acid sequence MPSTTSSVDRFHHYKRPGSRRSRVNYNYKYRRASCPLAFEENSPRRLLRSRSAVIMEDGVSLSSASGSASGAGGSSSASSMAGEEVVLRINVPELKVEKCLQFHRDDLVWDVKQQALAALPKVALWYRELRESFNYGLFCPPQNGRAGKFLDEERPLGDYPLLTPVGYLELKYKRRVYKMLHLEEKALRALHTRANLRRFLEYVKENNVDKVSKMCAKGMDPNFHCQETGETPLTLAARIKKPARMIVAMVNGGALLDYRTRDGVTAMHRAVQASNFEAVKTLLDLGASPNYRDTRGLTPLYYSVTHNTDPLLCEALLHDYAVIGASDSQGWQETHQACRNKMVQHLEHLLFYGADMNAQNASGNTPLHVCAVNNLEDCARVLLFRGCNKNAINYANQTPYQVAVIAGNMDLGEVIKTHNEDDVVPFKEPPKYNPNRRISGVPLSRTHSDPRLEVSTTTKPPSPSPSTRSIPPFSSASSLSETSTGSSSTCTHPSEMDSEECASALGSASLNAAGMDCCDMVSDSSGVCTSNSGSAESYDATPTDVTQFDMGMLVVCLQQYILHKPGHLDINAGDILEVTGSTDDGMLEGVLRGVTGVFPPHCVQEVRLRNPQAVRESLIAPQVARVQGRREMMVPPHYGTAPRIRKPVNEPRTVVLHRGKKGFGFVLRGAKATSPLMERPHERGPALQYLDDVDPGGVADLAGLKKGDYLIKINGEDVSQASHEHVVTLIRKSGDLVQMVVVTPSPMTSFTALKPPMGNIGTIRRGCQTLPRKLHAVRSSQAPPAPPPRDPRTTLSVGRARAKSMVAGLQDIEALDASMRENGDVMSRSAGEHYGVGLYGSPQGTPSMGTPVGTPPGPKVASIKARPSSKRMTAAEVEDLFQHSSSPPTSPSSRPPRVYASVAEMKKAKMTPRRCKYAFMLRFRASSESPHSDMAVRQSTNKSSSSQNNTHCPPGLRLCFPAMNFIAAAGTAMKARHVAELTRMHKVFRSTPDLKAGVTAPLPAATAEEKRKSISQEDLFISTLNGQGSRHSLACPPRRSSTLGRSPVGGGSLGSSQSWQSGEDDEDDDEEEEESSDSPNCSPGPVEYRMLRRSQSAVNAAMLRRAGLHPPPTHPPPPPPLGQLVKVDISRSKSDYATVGVAPSTPDSAPLSPAIQSSFRPTDSAKLYASPEEVKAVGYRSPDSAGRKGTSVKTRSQSLPPSTSRPSVQRGSPERAAQAAYSATAYSTFRGEGREGSRSQEPLSPPATAPHRPPVSDSVTYARPKNNRSVQENVETNSPSRVVPQGGRGAPPPSTPAPDIPEPDYSSDENSSAPSLSQDDSKKTKTLKKKKQSVAFSPNLVTSTDPPTPPQQDSDGPHYAAPSRTPAPALAPVGPLGGNNFRDMIAQKAAERQARQDDGPEGSRSANSSPAKRINNGNGNGALGDAIQESALFNRQREKSSPAPQVGRPVSGPNEDLKMGRIMRNSKSCPNEFLEDGDNSSSGVSSDQDPAEAYVTVINTESDTISATTSGNGGSERFLSHQGSRDDSSEASESSDEASDRTWILTNERSGERSDSRSDSDSNGARRSGSLTRNAVSLVKLPPPQETTEPDLEGETARQGDQDTLSTVSSLSSLSSGSGGSGGERERAHPPLTQAQHSLPTTTHPHMRATLPRTPSAVTRAASAPPQTTHGMKTVAGGSLTRGRPREQLWSSEGEGGGMVREKSAPPASRTLERPYKGTMNSRGAEYERSIEESLQLIRMHMDSLNEVNTLAGVPGAGGGSEMVLAPPPEFCDLSLSEHHPRRNKTVIHISSDTQDPPVSLVSGPSRHHHHHHHHLHHHHQQQQQQPQQQQHPQQQHPQQQHQHQLQQQQLQQQQLQQHQLQQHQLQQQQLQQHQLQQHQLQQHQLQQHQIQQHQLQQQLQQQQLQQQLQQQQQQEQEDDTPQFRHKTLTEWTTRDTTEWLESIFMPEYKDSFEEQDIDGRKLMGLNNDALINLGVRRVGHRVSMEKSLKRYKPTERIDL; translated from the exons GAACTCCGGGAGAGCTTCAACTATGGACTCTTCTGTCCGCCCCAGAATGGCCGCGCTGGGAAGTTTTTGGATGAGGAGAGGCCACTAGGAGACTACCCTCTCCTTACACCTGTGGGTTATCTAGAG CTTAAGTACAAGCGGAGAGTCTACAAAATGCTTCACCTGGAGGAGAAGGCTCTGCGTGCACTCCACACTCGGGCAAACCTTCGGCGATTCCTGGAGTACGTGAAGGAGAACAATGTGGACAAGGTGTCGAAGATGTGTGCCAAGGGAATGGACCCCAACTTTCACTGTCAGGAAACTGGAG AAACACCGCTGACCCTTGCTGCTCGTATCAAGAAGCCAGCACGCATGATTGTGGCGATGGTGAACGGCGGTGCGCTGCTGGACTACCGCACCAGAGACGGAGTAACTGCTATGCACAGGGCAGTCCAGGCCAGCAACTTTGAGGCTGTAAAAACACTGCTTG ATCTTGGCGCTTCACCGAATTATCGCGACACTCGTGGCCTGACGCCGCTCTACTACTCCGTGACCCACAACACCGACCCCTTGCTGTGTGAGGCTCTGCTGCACGACTATGCTGTCATCGGGGCGTCGGACAGTCAGGGCTGGCAGGAGACCCATCAG GCCTGCCGCAACAAGATGGTTCAGCACCTAGAACATCTGCTCTTTTATGGAGCTGACATGAATGCCCAGAATGCCTCTGGCAACACACCGCTCCATGTGTGTGCCGTCAACAACCTCGAAGACTGTGCCCGCGTCCTGCTGTTCCGAGGATGCAACAAGAATGCTATAAACTATGCCAATCAGACGCCCTATCAG GTGGCAGTCATTGCTGGAAACATGGACCTTGGGGAAGTGATAAAGACCCATAATGAGGATGACGTAG tGCCCTTCAAGGAACCACCAAAATACAACCCAAACAGACGCATCTCTGGAGTGCCTCTCTCCCGCACCCACTCTGACCCCAGACTGGAAGTGAGCACCACTACCAAGCCGCCCTCACCCTCGCCCTCCACCCGCTCCATCCCGCCCTTCagctctgcctcctccctcagTGAGACCTCCACCGGCAGCAGCTCCACCTGCACCCACCCCAGCGAGATGGACAGCGAGGAGTGTGCCAGCGCCCTCGGTTCAGCCAGTCTCAATGCTG CGGGTATGGACTGCTGTGACATGGTGAGTGACAGTTCTGGTGTGTGCACATCAAACAGCGGTAGTGCGGAGAGTTACGACGCCACACCCACAGATGTTACGCAGTTTGACATGGGCATGCTGGTGGTGTGTCTGCAGCAGTACATCCTACACAAGCCTGGACACCTGGACATCAATGCTGGTGACATTCTGGAAG TGACTGGTAGCACGGATGACGGTATGCTGGAGGGGGTGCTGCGGGGGGTGACTGGGGTGTTCCCGCCTCACTGCGTCCAGGAGGTGCGGCTGCGCAACCCCCAGGCTGTGAGGGAGTCCCTGATCGCCCCCCAGGTGGCCAGGGTGCAGGGCCGGCGGGAGATGATGGTGCCACCCCACTACGGCACAGCACCGAGGATCAGGAAGCC TGTCAATGAGCCTCGCACGGTTGTCCTTCACCGGGGCAAGAAAGGCTTTGGGTTTGTGCTGCGGGGTGCCAAGGCTACGTCGCCCCTGATGGAGCGTCCCCATGAGCGCGGCCCGGCCCTGCAATACCTCGACGATGTGGACCCCGGCGGCGTGGCGGACCTGGCAGGACTAAAGAAGGGAGATTACTTGATAAAG ATCAACGGCGAGGATGTGTCCCAGGCATCCCACGAGCATGTTGTAACCTTGATCCGTAAGTCTGGCGACCTGGTGCAGATGGTGGTGGTCACGCCAAGCCCCATGACCTCCTTCACCGCCCTTAAACCGCCGATGGGCAACATTGGCACAATAAGACGTGGGTGCCAGACACTACCCCGAAAACTCCACGCAG TGCGGTCGTCCCAAGCCCCCCCAGCTCCCCCCCCAAGGGACCCCAGAACCACCCTCAGTGTGGGCCGAGCAAGGGCCAAATCCATGGTGGCTGGACTTCAGGATATTG AAGCCCTGGATGCCAGCATGCGAGAGAACGGGGATGTGATGTCCCGTTCTGCCGGAGAGCATTATGGGGTGGGTCTGTATGGCTCCCCCCAGGGCACCCCTTCCATGGGCACTCCAGTAGGCACTCCACCAGGCCCTAAGGTTGCATCCATTAAGGCGCGTCCAAGCTCGAAACGCATGACAGCAGCGGAGGTTGAGGACTTGTTCCAGCAcagctcctccccccccaccagcCCCTCCTCGCGTCCACCACGAGTGTATGCAAGTGTGGCGGAAATGAAGAAGGCAAAG ATGACACCAAGGCGATGCAAGTATGCTTTCATGCTGAGGTTCAGGGCATCAAGTGAGAGTCCCCACTCTGACATGGCTGTCAGGCAGTCCACCAACAAAAGCTCCTCCTCCCAGAACAACACACATTGTCCTCCTGGTTTGCGTTTATGTTTCCCGGCCATGAACTTTATAGCAGCGGCCGGCACA GCTATGAAGGCCAGGCATGTGGCCGAGCTCACCCGGATGCACAAGGTGTTCCGGTCTACGCCAGACCTGAAGGCCGGGGTCACGGCGCCCCTGCCAGCTGCCACAGCCGAGGAGAAGCGCAAGTCCATCTCCCAGGAAGATCTGTTCATTTCGACACTGAATGGCCAGGGATCACGACATTCCCTAGCCTGTCCGCCACGCCGCTCTTCCACCCTCGGGAGGAGTCCTGTTGGCGGGGGGTCTCTCGGGTCTAGCCAATCCTGGCAGAGTggggaggatgatgaggatgacgatgaggaggaggaggagagcagtgaCTCCCCTAACTGCTCCCCAGGACCCGTGGAGTACAGGATGCTCCGGCGCTCCCAGTCAGCTGTCAATGCTGCCATGCTGCGCCGGGCTGGTCTCCACCCTCCCCCAAcccaccctccacctccaccacccctcgGCCAGCTCGTGAAGGTTGACATCAGCCGCTCCAAGAGTGACTATGCCACAGTGGGCGTGGCACCCTCAACCCCCGACTCTGCTCCACTGTCGCCTGCCATCCAGTCCAGCTTCCGACCAACAGACAGTGCCAAGTTATATGCCTCACCAGAGGAGGTCAAGGCAGTGGGTTACCGCAGCCCAGACTCAGCGGGCCGCAAGGGCACCAGCGTCAAGACCCGGTCACAGAGCTTGCCACCGAGCACTTCCCGCCCCAGTGTCCAGCGAGGCTCCCCAGAGAGGGCCGCCCAGGCAGCCTACTCTGCCACCGCATACTCCACCTTCCGGGGCGAGGGTCGGGAGGGCAGCAGAAGCCAGGAGCCGCTCTCTCCTCCAGCCACAGCCCCACACAGACCTCCTGTTAGTGATTCTGTGACCTACGCACGACCCAAGAACAACCGCAGTGTTCAGGAGAATGTTGAGACCAATTCCCCCAGTCGTGTGGTTCCTCAAGGGGGTCGCGGcgcccctccaccctccaccccagcACCTGACATCCCTGAGCCAGACTACAGCTCCGATGAAAACTCCTCTGCCCCGTCACTGTCCCAGGATGATTCCAAAAAGACGAAGACCCTCAAGAAGAAGAAACAATCAGTAGCCTTCTCTCCCAACCTAGTGACCTCAACCGATCCCCCAACCCCCCCTCAGCAGGACTCTGATGGACCGCATTATGCTGCTCCCTCCAGAACCCCAGCACCAGCACTAGCCCCTGTGGGACCCCTTGGAGGCAATAACTTCAGGGACATGATAGCACAGAAGGCAGCTGAGAGACAAGCCAGGCAAGATGATGGACCAGAAGGCTCACGGTCAGCCAACTCCAGCCCGGCCAAGAGAATCAACAATGGCAATGGCAACGGGGCTCTTGGAGACGCCATCCAGGAATCTGCACTTTTCAATCGCCAACGAGAAAAGAGTTCTCCGGCACCACAGGTGGGCCGGCCTGTCAGTGGCCCCAATGAGGACCTCAAGATGGGCCGCATCATGAGGAACTCCAAGTCCTGCCCTAATGAGTTCTTAGAAGATGGTGACAACTCCTCCAGCGGTGTGAGCAGTGATCAGGACCCTGCAGAGGCCTACGTCACTGTCATTAACACAGAGTCTGACACCATTTCTGCCACCACCAGCGGCAACGGTGGCTCAGAAAGGTTCCTAAGCCACCAGGGGTCCCGAGATGATAGCTCGGAGGCCTCGGAGAGCTCAGACGAGGCCAGCGACCGCACTTGGATCTTGACCAATGAACGCAGCGGTGAGAGGAGTGATTCCAGGAGTGACAGTGACTCCAACGGTGCCCGGCGCTCCGGCTCACTGACCCGCAACGCTGTGTCACTAGTCAAGCTGCCACCACCCCAAGAGACTACAGAACCTGACCTGGAGGGTGAGACAGCAAGGCAAGGTGACCAGGACACCCTCAGCACAGTGTCCTCCCTCAGTAGCCTCTCCTCAGGCTCTGGGGGCAGCGGTGGGGAGCGGGAGAGGGCACACCCACCCCTCACCCAGGCCCAGCATTCCCTACCCACCACTACTCACCCCCATATGAGAGCCACCCTGCCTAGGACACCATCAGCTGTTACTCGTGCTGCCTCGGCCCCTCCCCAGACTACTCACGGCATGAAAACCGTGGCAGGCGGTTCCCTAACCCGCGGCCGCCCTCGGGAACAGCTCTGGAGTTCtgaaggggagggcgggggaatgGTGCGAGAGAAGAGTGCACCGCCAGCCTCACGCACCCTCGAACGGCCTTACAAGGGCACCATGAACTCGAGGGGGGCAGAGTATGAACGCAGCATTGAGGAGTCTCTGCAGCTGATCCGCATGCACATGGACTCCCTGAATGAGGTGAACACACTCGCTGGGGTGCCGGGGGCTGGCGGGGGAAGTGAGATGGTACTTGCTCCCCCACCAGAGTTCTGTGACCTGTCCTTGTCAGAGCATCACCCACGAAGGAACAAAACAGTGATTCACATCTCCAGTGACACCCAAGACCCGCCTGTCAGTCTGGTGTCAGGGCCatccaggcaccaccaccaccaccatcatcacctgcaccaccaccaccaacaacagcaacagcaaccacAACAGCAGCAACACCCCCAGCAACAACACCCCCAGCAACAACACCAGcaccaactacaacaacaacaacttcaacaGCAGCAACTACAGCAACACCAACTACAACAGCACCAGCTACAACAACAGCAGCTACAACAGCACCAACTTCAACAGCACCAACTACAACAGCACCAGCTACAGCAACACCAAATACAGCAACACCAGCTACAACAGCagctacaacagcaacaactccAGCAACAacttcaacagcaacaacagcaggaaCAAGAAGACGACACTCCACAGTTCCGACACAAGACATTGACCGAGTGGACCACCCGAGACACAACGGAGTGGCTGGAGAGTATTTTTATGCCCGAGTATAAGGATTCTTTTGAGGAGCAAGACATTGACGGTCGAAAGTTGATGGGCCTGAACAACGATGCTCTGATCAACCTGGGTGTGAGGCGGGTTGGTCACAGGGTCAGTATGGAAAAGTCTCTGAAAAGGTATAAACCCACTGAACGCATTGATCTTTGA